One Cucumis sativus cultivar 9930 chromosome 1, Cucumber_9930_V3, whole genome shotgun sequence DNA segment encodes these proteins:
- the LOC101211676 gene encoding probable polygalacturonase: MMVETSIFGVRFNNQRIDLKRCVPAFFSTYRTVFTVFWIAAVATIFLWQSTIGDGFFFLQRGSARPLPRLRPAVFNLTDFGAVGDGVTLNTKAFEKAILAISKLRTKGGGQLNVPAGRWLTAPFNLTSHLTLFLDEGAVILGIQDEKYWPLMPPLPSYGYGREHIGPRYGSLIHGQNLRDVVITGHNGTISGQGKTWWKKYRQKLLNHTRGPLVQIMWSRDILISNITLRDSPFWTLHPYDCKNITIRNVTILAPVHDAPNTDGIDPDSCEDMLIEDCYISVGDDGIAIKSGWDQYGIAYGQPSKNIRIRNVVLQSMVSAGISIGSEMSGGVSGITVENVVVWNSRRGVRIKTAPGRGGYVQDITYRNLTLDTVRVGIVIKTDYNEHPDEGYDPKALPVLKDISFTSIHGQGVRVPVRMHGSKDIPVRNVTFKDMSVGITYKKKHIFQCAFVHGRVIGTIFPAPCDNLDRYDERQRLIKHSASQNATDIDYDF, translated from the exons ATGATGGTGGAAACTTCGATTTTTGGTGTGCGGTTCAATAATCAGAGGATTGACTTGAAACGATGCGTTCCGGCTTTCTTTTCCACGTACAGGACGGTGTTTACAGTGTTCTGGATCGCGGCGGTTGCCACCATTTTTCTCTGGCAGAGTACCATTGGTGATGGGTTCTTCTTCCTCCAGCGAGGTTCGGCTCGGCCGTTACCGAGGTTGAGGCCAGCTGTGTTTAATTTGACGGATTTTGGAGCAGTTGGTGATGGGGTGACATTGAATACTAAGGCCTTCGAGAAGGCTATTTTGGCTATTTCGAAGTTGAGGACCAAAGGTGGGGGACAGCTTAATGTGCCTGCAGGGCGTTGGCTTACGGCTCCCTTTAATCTCACTAGTCATTTGACTTTGTTTTTGGATGAAGGTGCTGTTATATTGGGGATTCag GATGAAAAATATTGGCCACTGATGCCTCCTTTGCCTTCTTATGGTTATGGAAGAGAGCACATTGGACCTCGATATGGAAGTTTGATTCACGGTCAAAATCTCAGAGATGTTGTGATAACAG GTCATAATGGTACCATAAGTGGACAGGGGAAAACATGGTGGAAGAAATACCGCCAGAAGCTTCTTAACCACACAAGGGGCCCACTCGTTCAGATCATGTGGTCAAGGGATATTTTGATCAGCAATATAACTTTGCGTGACTCTCCTTTTTGGACACTTCATCCATATGACTGTAAGAATATAACTATACGGAATGTAACAATCTTGGCTCCTGTACATGATGCACCAAACACAGATGGAATAGATCCTG ATTCATGCGAAGATATGCTGATTGAGGATTGCTACATAAGTGTGGGAGATGATGGTATAGCGATTAAAAGTGGTTGGGATCAGTATGGCATTGCTTACGGGCAACCCTCTAAAAACATACGAATCCGAAATGTTGTTCTTCAATCTATGGTTAG TGCTGGTATATCAATTGGTAGTGAGATGTCAGGTGGCGTATCGGGTATCACTGTAGAGAATGTCGTGGTGTGGAACTCCAGGCGTGGTGTTCGTATCAAGACTGCTCCTGGAAGAGGAGGATACGTACAGGACATTACATATCGTAATCTGACCCTCGATACTGTTCGTGTTGGGATTGTCATAAAGACAGACTACAACGAGCATCCAGACGAAGGATATGATCCAAAGGCACTTCCAGTGCTGAAGGACATAAGCTTCACAAGCATCCATGGACAGGGAGTTCGTGTTCCCGTCCGAATGCATGGTAGCAAAGACATTCCAGTGAGAAACGTGACGTTCAAAGATATGTCAGTTGGGATAACATACAAGAAGAAACATATATTCCAATGTGCATTTGTTCACGGGCGAGTGATAGGAACTATCTTCCCTGCTCCATGTGACAACCTAGACCGTTACGACGAGCGACAACGGCTAATTAAACACTCTGCCTCCCAAAATGCAACTGATATCGATTACGACTTTTGA
- the LOC101211911 gene encoding GTP cyclohydrolase 1, whose amino-acid sequence MSMDASGEELSDLEVENGVKHCGFEDEPETIAIMDAVKVLLQGLGEDINREGIKKTPLRVAKALREGTRGYGQTANEIIQSALFPEDGLHKGVGQAGGAGGIVIVRDIDFFSYCESCLLPFQVKCHVGYVPSGQRVVGLSKLSRVADVFAKRLQKPQRLADQICSALQHGIKPGGVAVVLHCLHTHFPSLESFFLDSKSPGWVKVLVQSGSGAFESQDADIWMDFFSLLKFRGTYPSKAGASDSNAQHWCPSQFSSASKFSTKPEPLNLKMTTAVTSILRSLGEDPSRKELLGTPGHFVNWLMSFQNCNVEMKMDMNKLNGFANGRTHFDHNENSNLYEKQIQSQMNFLFWSQCEHHLLPFYGVVHVGFIRDDGLTPLEKSLLNSVIHFYGFKLQVQERMTRQIAEMVSSLLGTDVIVVVEGSHTCMISRGIEKFGSTTATIAALGRFSSDAAARSMFLQSIPQTTIGEL is encoded by the exons ATGTCAATGGATGCTTCAGGTGAAGAGCTTTCGGATTTGGAGGTTGAGAATGGAGTGAAACATTGCGGGTTTGAGGATGAACCTGAAACTATTGCTATAATGGATGCTGTCAAAGTTTTGTTGCAGGGTTTAGGGGAAGATATCAACAGAGAGGGTATCAAAAAGACCCCTCTTCGTGTGGCCAAGGCTCTTAGAGAAGGAACAAGAG GCTATGGACAGACAGCCAATGAAATTATTCAAAGTGCTTTATTTCCTGAAGATGGACTGCATAAGGGTGTTGGCCAGGCTGGAGGTGCAGGTGGGATTGTGATTGTTCGAGATATCGACTTCTTCTCATATTGTGAGTCATGTCTGCTTCCATTTCAAGTGAAATGTCATGTGGGCTATGTTCCATCTGGTCAACGAGTTGTAGGGCTCAGCAAGCTCTCTCGAGTGGCAGATGTGTTTGCAAAGCGACTTCAAAAGCCTCAGCGTCTAGCTGATCAGATTTGTTCAGCTCTGCAACATGGGATCAAGCCAGGAGGTGTTGCTGTTGTTCTTCATTGTTTGCACACTCATTTCCCCAGCTTGGAGTCATTCTTTCTTGACTCGAAATCCCCGGGATGGGTCAAAGTGCTGGTGCAATCTGGTTCAGGAGCTTTCGAAAGCCAAGATGCTGATATCTGGATGGACTTTTTCagtcttttaaaatttagaggcACATATCCGTCTAAAGCTGGGGCATCAGATTCAAATGCTCAACATTGGTGCCCATCTCAATTTTCTTCAGCTTCTAAATTCTCTACCAAACCCGAACCGCTAAATCTAAAAATGACCACTGCAGTGACATCTATTTTGAGGTCGTTAGGTGAAGATCCATCAAGAAAAGAGCTTCTTGGAACACCTGGTCACTTTGTGAACTGGCTAATGAGCTTCCAAAACTGTAATGTGGAAATGAAGATGGATATGAACAAGCTCAATGGCTTTGCTAATGGTAGAACTCATTTCGATCACAACGAGAACAGTAACCTCTACGAGAAACAGATTCAATCACAGATGAATTTCTTGTTCTGGTCTCAATGTGAGCACCATTTGCTCCCCTTTTACGGCGTCGTCCATGTAGGATTCATAAGAGATGATGGACTCACTCCCCTTGAGAAATCACTTTTAAACTCAGTAATACATTTTTATGGTTTCAAGCTTCAAGTTCAGGAAAGAATGACCAGGCAGATAGCAGAGATGGTTTCATCATTATTAGGAACAGACGTGATAGTTGTTGTGGAGGGAAGTCATACTTGTATGATCTCAAGAGGAATTGAGAAGTTCGGTAGCACAACAGCTACAATTGCTGCGCTTGGTCGGTTTTCATCTGATGCAGCTGCAAGGTCCATGTTCTTGCAGAGCATTCCACAAACTACCATTGGAGAACTGTAA
- the LOC101212154 gene encoding protein TIFY 10A, translating into MSTSSGFSQISSHRSISNSPDNLAFLPLHPMLLSPTDLNLGFSPNLRRTNGSVPEFFNSPEKMADRKSLDLFPQEAGFGNSNDVDSRVYKSVTAAPQTSQMTIFYAGQVFVFNNIPADRVGDVMFLASQESSRLNIPTVAARQPPILVGTPADSLSSTSPVPTRNQTSPPPPPPPSVPGALPMARKASIQRFLEKRKDRLTPRTPYQSSSPVTSKKTGENSWLGLAVQSQK; encoded by the exons ATGTCGACTTCTTCCGGATTCTCTCAGATTTCTTCTCATAGATCCATCTCCAACTCCCCTGATAACCTCGCCTTTCTTCCCCTACATCCCATGCTCCTTTCTCCCACCGATTTGAATCTCGGTTTCTCCCCTAATCTCCGCCGAACTAACG GGTCGGTGCCGGAGTTCTTTAACTCGCCGGAAAAAATGGCGGATCGGAAGTCTTTGGATTTGTTCCCTCAAGAGGCAGGATTTGGTAACTCAAACGACGTCGATTCAAG ggtttataaATCGGTGACGGCGGCGCCTCAAACTTCCCAAATGACGATTTTTTACGCTGGCCAAGTTTTTGTGTTCAACAATATTCCGGCTGATAGAGTCGGCGACGTTATGTTTCTAGCCAGTCAAGAAAGCTCGAGATTGAACATCCCTACCGTCGCTGCCCGTCAGCCGCCCATCTTGGTCGGCACTCCCGCCGATTCTTTAAGTTCCACTTCCCCTGTTCCCACTCGCAACCAAACTTCTCCTCCGCCGCCTCCTCCTCCTTCCGTTCCCGGTG CTCTCCCGATGGCTCGTAAAGCTTCGATTCAGCGTTTCttggagaagagaaaagacaG ACTAACTCCGAGAACGCCTTACCAGAGCAGCTCTCCGGTGACAAGCAAGAAGACCGGCGAGAATTCATGGCTGGGATTGGCGGTGCAGTCTCAAAAATAG
- the LOC101210932 gene encoding olee1-like protein: MAKSTIILVSALCFISLFHLASCKDQFFVEGKVYCDTCRVQFFTKVSKFLEGATVKLECKEIEGGSVTLDKEAVTDKSGKYSIEADGDHEEEVCEVSLMKSVDPDCDEISKEGYGHTSRVTITNNSGITNPVRLANPLAFLKKEKLSECKEVLRELGFDEEGLPV; the protein is encoded by the exons ATGGCAAAATCTACCATCATACTTGTTTCAGCTCTTTGCTTTATATCACTCTTCCATTTAGCATCCTGCAAGGATCAATTCTTCGTGGAAGGCAAAGTGTATTGTGACACTTGTCGTGTCCAATTCTTCACTAAAGTCAGTAAATTCCTTGAAG GTGCAACTGTGAAATTGGAATGCAAAGAAATCGAAGGTGGGAGTGTGACATTGGACAAAGAAGCAGTGACAGACAAATCAGGAAAATACAGTATTGAAGCGGACGGAGATCATGAAGAAGAGGTTTGTGAGGTTTCTTTGATGAAGAGTGTGGATCCAGACTGCGATGAGATCTCTAAGGAAGGGTATGGACATACTTCTAGAGTCACCATCACAAACAACAGTGGAATCACCAATCCCGTACGCCTTGCCAATCCTCTCGCCTTTCTGAAGAAGGAGAAGCTTTCAGAATGCAAGGAAGTTCTGAGAGAGCTCGGATTTGATGAAGAGGGCCTCCCCGTTTAA
- the LOC101211179 gene encoding beta-galactosidase 15 isoform X1, with protein sequence MVSSSTFLFFFILLLNFFLFITSTQVSYTNRGITIDGQPKIFLSGSIHYPRSTPQMWPDLIKKSKEGGLDTIETYVFWNAHEPVRRQYDFSANLDLVRFIKTIQNEGLYAVLRIGPYVCAEWNYGGFPVWLHNLPGIEELRTTNPVFMNEMQNFTTLIVDMMKQENLFASQGGPIILAQIENEYGNVMTSYGDAGKAYVNWCANMADSQNVGVPWIMCQQDDAPEPTINTCNGWYCDQFTPNNAKSPKMWTENWTGWFKSWGGRDPVRTPEDLAFSVARFFQLGGTFQNYYMYHGGTNFDRMAGGPYITTTYDYNAPLDEYGNLNQPKFGHLKQLHAALKSIEKALVSGNVTTTDLTDSVSITEYATDKGKSCFFSNINETTDALVNYLGKDFNVPAWSVSILPDCQEEVYNTAKVNTQTSVMVKKENKAENEPEVLEWMWRPENIDNTARLGKGQVTANKLIDQKDAANDASDYLWYMTSVNLKKKDPIWSNEMTLRINVSGHIVHAFVNGEHIGSQWASYDVYNYIFEQEVKLKPGKNIISLLSATIGLKNYGAQYDLIQSGIVGPVQLIGRHGDETIIKDLSNHKWSYEVGLHGFENRLFSPESRFATKWQSGNLPVNRMMTWYKTTFKPPLGTDPVTLDLQGLGKGMAWVNGHSIGRYWPSFIAEDGCSDEPCDYRGSYTNTKCVRDCGKPTQQWYHVPRSWLNEGDNTLVLFEEFGGNPSLVNFKTIAMEKACGHAYEKKSLELSCQGKEITGIKFASFGDPTGSCGNFSKGSCEGKNDAMKIVEDLCIGKESCVIDISEDTFGATNCALGVVKRLAVEAVC encoded by the exons ATGGTTTCATCTTCAaccttcttattcttcttcatccttctcttaaatttcttcctttttatcaCTTCCACTCAAGTTTCCTACACTAACAGAGGAATCACCATTGATGGCCAACCCAAGATTTTCCTCTCTGGTTCAATCCACTACCCACGTAGCACTCCCCAa atGTGGCCTGATTTGATAAAAAAGTCTAAAGAAGGTGGACTAGACACCATTGAAACTTACGTTTTTTGGAATGCTCATGAACCCGTTCGTCGTCAATACGATTTCTCTGCTAATCTTGATCTTGTTAGATTCATTAAGACCATTCAAAATGAAGGTCTTTACGCTGTTCTTCGTATCGGTCCATACGTTTGTGCCGAGTGGAATTACGG AGGATTTCCGGTTTGGCTGCATAACCTTCCTGGAATTGAAGAACTAAGAACAACCAATCCTGTGTTCATG AATGAGATGCAAAATTTTACTACATTGATTGTGGATATGATGAAACAAGAGAATCTTTTCGCATCGCAAGGGGGGCCGATAATTCTAGCTCAAATAGAGAATGAATACGGAAACGTAATGACATCATACGGCGATGCTGGAAAAGCTTACGTGAATTGGTGTGCAAACATGGCGGATTCGCAGAATGTTGGAGTGCCATGGATTATGTGTCAGCAAGACGACGCTCCCGAGCCGACGATCAATACCTGCAATGGTTGGTACTGTGATCAATTCACTCCCAACAATGCTAAAAGTCCGAAAATGTGGACGGAGAATTGGACCGGATGGTTCAAGAGCTGGGGTGGAAGGGACCCGGTTAGAACCCCCGAAGATTTGGCTTTCTCCGTCGCTAGATTCTTTCAACTCGGCGGTACTTTCCAAAACTACTACATG TACCACGGCGGAACGAACTTCGATCGGATGGCGGGTGGTCCGTACATCACCACGACTTACGATTACAACGCTCCATTAGACGAATATGGGAATTTGAATCAACCCAAATTCGGTCATTTGAAGCAACTTCATGCTGCATTGAAGTCGATAGAAAAGGCCTTGGTTTCCGGCAATGTCACAACCACCGATTTGACCGACTCTGTTTCA ATCACTGAATACGCAACGGACAAAGGGAAGAGTTGTTTCTTCAGCAATATAAATGAAACGACCGACGCGTTGGTGAATTATCTCGGTAAAGACTTCAACGTTCCGGCTTGGTCCGTCAGCATTCTTCCTGATTGTCAAGAGGAAGTTTACAATACAGCAAAGGTAAACACACAGACCTCTGTCATggtgaagaaagaaaacaaggcCGAGAACGAACCGGAGGTTTTGGAATGGATGTGGCGACCGGAGAATATCGACAACACCGCTAGATTAGGTAAAGGACAAGTCACTGCAAATAAGCTTATTGATCAGAAAGATGCTGCAAATGATGCTAGTGATTATCTTTGGTACATGACAAG tgttaatttgaagaaaaaggatCCAATTTGGAGCAATGAAATGACTTTGCGTATCAATGTAAGTGGACATATCGTCCATGCCTTTGTCAACGGAGAACACATTGGTTCTCAATGGGCTTCTTATGACGTATATAACTACATCTTTGAGCAAGAAGTGAAATTGAAGCCAGGAAAGAACATAATCTCTCTACTCAGCGCCACCATCGGACTCAAGAACTACGGAGCTCAATATGATCTGATCCAATCCGGAATCGTTGGTCCGGTTCAACTAATCGGTCGCCACGGCGACGAGACGATCATAAAGGATCTCTCCAATCACAAATGGTCATACGAGGTTGGATTACACGGTTTCGAAAACCGCCTATTCAGCCCAGAGTCCCGATTCGCCACGAAATGGCAATCAGGTAATTTGCCAGTGAATAGAATGATGACATGGTACAAGACTACCTTCAAACCACCATTGGGGACGGACCCTGTCACCCTAGACTTGCAAGGGTTGGGCAAAGGAATGGCTTGGGTGAACGGACATAGTATTGGTCGATACTGGCCGAGCTTCATAGCTGAGGACGGATGCAGTGACGAGCCATGTGACTATCGAGGCTCCTACACCAACACCAAATGCGTAAGGGACTGTGGCAAACCGACACAACAGTGGTACCATGTTCCCAGATCGTGGCTCAACGAAGGCGACAACACATTAGTTTTGTTCGAGGAATTCGGAGGTAACCCGTCATTGGTGAACTTCAAAACTATTGCAATGGAGAAGGCTTGTGGTCATGCTTATGAGAAGAAGAGCTTGGAGTTGTCTTGTCAAGGAAAGGAGATTACAGGGATTAAATTTGCAAGTTTTGGTGATCCAACGGGTAGTTGTGGGAATTTCTCAAAGGGAAGTTGTGAAGGGAAAAATGATGcaatgaaaattgttgaagaTTTATGTATTGGCAAAGAATCTTGTGTTATTGATATCTCTGAAGATACCTTTGGAGCTACTAATTGTGCTCTTGGTGTTGTCAAGAGGCTTGCTGTTGAGGCTGTCTGTTAG
- the LOC101211179 gene encoding beta-galactosidase 15 isoform X2, protein MWPDLIKKSKEGGLDTIETYVFWNAHEPVRRQYDFSANLDLVRFIKTIQNEGLYAVLRIGPYVCAEWNYGGFPVWLHNLPGIEELRTTNPVFMNEMQNFTTLIVDMMKQENLFASQGGPIILAQIENEYGNVMTSYGDAGKAYVNWCANMADSQNVGVPWIMCQQDDAPEPTINTCNGWYCDQFTPNNAKSPKMWTENWTGWFKSWGGRDPVRTPEDLAFSVARFFQLGGTFQNYYMYHGGTNFDRMAGGPYITTTYDYNAPLDEYGNLNQPKFGHLKQLHAALKSIEKALVSGNVTTTDLTDSVSITEYATDKGKSCFFSNINETTDALVNYLGKDFNVPAWSVSILPDCQEEVYNTAKVNTQTSVMVKKENKAENEPEVLEWMWRPENIDNTARLGKGQVTANKLIDQKDAANDASDYLWYMTSVNLKKKDPIWSNEMTLRINVSGHIVHAFVNGEHIGSQWASYDVYNYIFEQEVKLKPGKNIISLLSATIGLKNYGAQYDLIQSGIVGPVQLIGRHGDETIIKDLSNHKWSYEVGLHGFENRLFSPESRFATKWQSGNLPVNRMMTWYKTTFKPPLGTDPVTLDLQGLGKGMAWVNGHSIGRYWPSFIAEDGCSDEPCDYRGSYTNTKCVRDCGKPTQQWYHVPRSWLNEGDNTLVLFEEFGGNPSLVNFKTIAMEKACGHAYEKKSLELSCQGKEITGIKFASFGDPTGSCGNFSKGSCEGKNDAMKIVEDLCIGKESCVIDISEDTFGATNCALGVVKRLAVEAVC, encoded by the exons atGTGGCCTGATTTGATAAAAAAGTCTAAAGAAGGTGGACTAGACACCATTGAAACTTACGTTTTTTGGAATGCTCATGAACCCGTTCGTCGTCAATACGATTTCTCTGCTAATCTTGATCTTGTTAGATTCATTAAGACCATTCAAAATGAAGGTCTTTACGCTGTTCTTCGTATCGGTCCATACGTTTGTGCCGAGTGGAATTACGG AGGATTTCCGGTTTGGCTGCATAACCTTCCTGGAATTGAAGAACTAAGAACAACCAATCCTGTGTTCATG AATGAGATGCAAAATTTTACTACATTGATTGTGGATATGATGAAACAAGAGAATCTTTTCGCATCGCAAGGGGGGCCGATAATTCTAGCTCAAATAGAGAATGAATACGGAAACGTAATGACATCATACGGCGATGCTGGAAAAGCTTACGTGAATTGGTGTGCAAACATGGCGGATTCGCAGAATGTTGGAGTGCCATGGATTATGTGTCAGCAAGACGACGCTCCCGAGCCGACGATCAATACCTGCAATGGTTGGTACTGTGATCAATTCACTCCCAACAATGCTAAAAGTCCGAAAATGTGGACGGAGAATTGGACCGGATGGTTCAAGAGCTGGGGTGGAAGGGACCCGGTTAGAACCCCCGAAGATTTGGCTTTCTCCGTCGCTAGATTCTTTCAACTCGGCGGTACTTTCCAAAACTACTACATG TACCACGGCGGAACGAACTTCGATCGGATGGCGGGTGGTCCGTACATCACCACGACTTACGATTACAACGCTCCATTAGACGAATATGGGAATTTGAATCAACCCAAATTCGGTCATTTGAAGCAACTTCATGCTGCATTGAAGTCGATAGAAAAGGCCTTGGTTTCCGGCAATGTCACAACCACCGATTTGACCGACTCTGTTTCA ATCACTGAATACGCAACGGACAAAGGGAAGAGTTGTTTCTTCAGCAATATAAATGAAACGACCGACGCGTTGGTGAATTATCTCGGTAAAGACTTCAACGTTCCGGCTTGGTCCGTCAGCATTCTTCCTGATTGTCAAGAGGAAGTTTACAATACAGCAAAGGTAAACACACAGACCTCTGTCATggtgaagaaagaaaacaaggcCGAGAACGAACCGGAGGTTTTGGAATGGATGTGGCGACCGGAGAATATCGACAACACCGCTAGATTAGGTAAAGGACAAGTCACTGCAAATAAGCTTATTGATCAGAAAGATGCTGCAAATGATGCTAGTGATTATCTTTGGTACATGACAAG tgttaatttgaagaaaaaggatCCAATTTGGAGCAATGAAATGACTTTGCGTATCAATGTAAGTGGACATATCGTCCATGCCTTTGTCAACGGAGAACACATTGGTTCTCAATGGGCTTCTTATGACGTATATAACTACATCTTTGAGCAAGAAGTGAAATTGAAGCCAGGAAAGAACATAATCTCTCTACTCAGCGCCACCATCGGACTCAAGAACTACGGAGCTCAATATGATCTGATCCAATCCGGAATCGTTGGTCCGGTTCAACTAATCGGTCGCCACGGCGACGAGACGATCATAAAGGATCTCTCCAATCACAAATGGTCATACGAGGTTGGATTACACGGTTTCGAAAACCGCCTATTCAGCCCAGAGTCCCGATTCGCCACGAAATGGCAATCAGGTAATTTGCCAGTGAATAGAATGATGACATGGTACAAGACTACCTTCAAACCACCATTGGGGACGGACCCTGTCACCCTAGACTTGCAAGGGTTGGGCAAAGGAATGGCTTGGGTGAACGGACATAGTATTGGTCGATACTGGCCGAGCTTCATAGCTGAGGACGGATGCAGTGACGAGCCATGTGACTATCGAGGCTCCTACACCAACACCAAATGCGTAAGGGACTGTGGCAAACCGACACAACAGTGGTACCATGTTCCCAGATCGTGGCTCAACGAAGGCGACAACACATTAGTTTTGTTCGAGGAATTCGGAGGTAACCCGTCATTGGTGAACTTCAAAACTATTGCAATGGAGAAGGCTTGTGGTCATGCTTATGAGAAGAAGAGCTTGGAGTTGTCTTGTCAAGGAAAGGAGATTACAGGGATTAAATTTGCAAGTTTTGGTGATCCAACGGGTAGTTGTGGGAATTTCTCAAAGGGAAGTTGTGAAGGGAAAAATGATGcaatgaaaattgttgaagaTTTATGTATTGGCAAAGAATCTTGTGTTATTGATATCTCTGAAGATACCTTTGGAGCTACTAATTGTGCTCTTGGTGTTGTCAAGAGGCTTGCTGTTGAGGCTGTCTGTTAG
- the LOC101213046 gene encoding FCS-Like Zinc finger 14, producing MLAKGQRPVIGRLSELLVSRCRPAFLDTGAPSPTSHFDLSPSPTPTTLKNYSAAVGLGIVAALDTSTSAVRGCEILVKHVVCSPKLNSPRRPAPIPITFSPEQDDEEEELDNLEENYTYVTTRGPFQSSTRVYYDGGLVVSEKSPPTPVPSDITPPRRTPDFLRSCHLCDRNLEGKDIYMYRGEMAFCSTECRSSQIMKDEKKERCRSEARSGTETVVSESPYNRGIFSTGILAI from the exons ATGTTGGCCAAAGGGCAACGTCCGGTCATCGGAAGGTTATCCGAGCTTCTCGTCTCCCGCTGCCGCCCGGCCTTTCTTGACACCGGTGCCCCCAGCCCCACTTCCCATTTCGACCTCTCCCCTTCTCCTACACCCACCACTCTCAAAAATTACTCCGCCGCCGTCGGTCTCGGCATCGTTGCCGCCCTCGATACCTCCACCTCCGCTGTCCGTGGATGTGAAATCTTAGTTAAACACGTTGTTTGTTCTCCCAAATTGAACTCCCCTCGCCGTCCTGCTCCCATCCCCATCACCTTCTCGCCGGAGCAAGacgacgaagaagaagaactcGACAACTTGGAGGAAAATTACACTTACGTTACCACACGTGGACCTTTCCAGTCCTCCACACGTGTTTACTACGACGGTGGTCTCGTCGTCAGTGAAAAATCTCCTCCTACCCCCGTACCATCCGACATAACTCCGCCGCGTCGGACCCCTGATTTCCTCCGATCTTGTCATTTATGTGATAGAAATCTAGAAGGCAAAGACATTTACATGTACag AGGGGAAATGGCGTTTTGTAGTACGGAATGCCGGTCGAGTCAAATAATGAAGGATGAGAAGAAGGAACGATGTAGATCGGAGGCGAGATCGGGAACGGAAACGGTAGTATCGGAATCGCCTTATAACAGAGGGATTTTTTCGACTGGAATTCTTGCAATTTag